In one window of Rhodanobacter sp. FDAARGOS 1247 DNA:
- a CDS encoding manganese efflux pump MntP family protein, whose protein sequence is MNPVSILLLGFAMSTDAFAAAIGKGAGMTRPRLSQAMRAGLIFGVIEAITPVVGWLLGRGASRYIQAWDHWAAFALLLALGLHMIWNGVKPESDEPADDMKKHGFIGLALTGLSTSIDALAVGVGLAFVDTPIAVVAVVIGLCTFSMVTLGVMLGRVLGAMVGRRAEVIGGIILIGVGAVIVYEHLSA, encoded by the coding sequence ATGAATCCCGTTTCCATCCTGCTGCTCGGCTTCGCCATGTCCACCGACGCGTTCGCCGCGGCGATCGGCAAGGGTGCGGGCATGACGCGCCCGCGGCTGTCCCAGGCCATGCGCGCCGGGCTGATCTTCGGCGTCATCGAGGCGATCACGCCGGTGGTCGGCTGGCTGCTGGGCAGGGGCGCTTCGCGTTATATCCAGGCCTGGGATCACTGGGCCGCGTTCGCCCTGCTGCTGGCGCTGGGCTTGCACATGATCTGGAACGGCGTGAAGCCGGAGTCGGACGAACCGGCCGACGATATGAAGAAGCATGGCTTCATCGGCCTTGCACTGACCGGCCTGTCCACCAGCATCGATGCGCTGGCCGTGGGCGTGGGGCTGGCCTTCGTCGATACGCCGATCGCCGTGGTTGCCGTGGTGATTGGCCTGTGCACGTTCAGCATGGTCACGCTGGGCGTCATGCTGGGCCGCGTGCTTGGTGCGATGGTGGGTCGACGCGCCGAGGTGATTGGCGGCATCATCCTGATCGGCGTGGGCGCGGTGATCGTGTACGAGCACCTGTCGGCTTGA
- a CDS encoding peptide chain release factor 3, translating to MSSHLQETRRRRTFAIVSHPDAGKTTLTEKLLLFGGAIQLAGSVKSRKTSRSATSDWMALEKERGISVTSSVMQFPYEGKIVNLLDTPGHADFSEDTYRVLTAVDSALMVIDCAKGVEERTIKLMEVCRLRDTPIMTFINKLDREGRSPIELLDEVESVLGIACAPLTWPIGMGKRLKGVYHLALDEVHVFEQGKNFTRQDSTIFKGLDAPGLVERIGEEAMRELREELELVQGAAPSFDLDEYLAGRQTPVFFGSAVNNFGVQLLLDFFVEHAPSPQPRDTTSRAIEPEEEKLSGFVFKIQANMDPAHRDRVAFMRVCSGTYNAGMKMVQTRTGKEVRIANALTFMASDREIVETAYPGDVIGLHNHGTITIGDTFTEGEQVSFTGIPNFAPELFRRARLRDPLKMKALQKGLAQLSEEGATQFFRPLMSNDLILGAVGVLQFEVVAYRLKDEYNVDATFEPVTVSTARWVHCDDEKKLEEFREKNAMNLAIDGAGELVYIAPTRVNLQLAQERWPQVRFANTREHAAAVDV from the coding sequence ATGTCCAGCCATCTCCAGGAAACCCGCCGTCGCCGCACCTTCGCCATCGTCAGCCACCCTGACGCGGGCAAGACGACGCTGACCGAAAAACTGCTGCTGTTCGGCGGCGCGATCCAGCTGGCAGGCTCGGTGAAGAGCCGCAAGACCTCGCGCAGCGCCACTTCGGACTGGATGGCGCTGGAGAAGGAGCGAGGGATTTCGGTGACCTCGTCGGTGATGCAGTTCCCGTACGAAGGCAAGATCGTCAACCTGCTCGACACGCCGGGACACGCGGACTTTTCCGAGGACACCTACCGCGTGCTGACCGCGGTGGACTCGGCGCTGATGGTGATCGACTGCGCCAAGGGCGTGGAGGAACGCACGATCAAGCTGATGGAGGTGTGCCGGCTGCGCGACACGCCGATCATGACCTTCATCAACAAGCTCGACCGCGAAGGCCGCTCGCCGATCGAGCTGCTCGACGAGGTGGAGTCCGTGCTGGGCATCGCCTGCGCCCCGCTGACCTGGCCGATCGGCATGGGCAAGCGGCTGAAGGGCGTGTACCACCTGGCGCTGGACGAGGTGCACGTGTTCGAGCAGGGCAAGAATTTCACCCGGCAGGACTCCACCATCTTCAAGGGCCTGGACGCACCGGGCCTGGTCGAACGGATCGGCGAGGAGGCCATGCGCGAATTGCGCGAGGAACTCGAACTGGTGCAGGGCGCCGCGCCCTCGTTCGACCTCGACGAGTACCTGGCCGGCCGGCAGACGCCGGTGTTCTTCGGCTCGGCGGTGAACAATTTCGGCGTGCAGCTGCTGCTGGACTTCTTTGTCGAGCACGCGCCGTCGCCGCAGCCGCGCGACACCACCTCGCGGGCGATCGAGCCGGAAGAGGAAAAGCTGTCCGGCTTCGTGTTCAAGATCCAGGCCAACATGGACCCGGCGCACCGCGACCGCGTGGCCTTCATGCGCGTGTGTTCGGGCACCTACAACGCGGGCATGAAGATGGTGCAGACGCGCACCGGCAAGGAAGTGCGCATCGCCAATGCGCTGACCTTCATGGCCAGCGATCGCGAGATCGTCGAGACGGCCTACCCCGGCGACGTGATCGGCCTGCACAACCACGGCACCATCACCATCGGCGACACCTTCACCGAGGGCGAGCAGGTTTCCTTCACCGGCATCCCCAACTTCGCCCCCGAACTGTTCCGCCGCGCCCGCCTGCGCGATCCGCTGAAGATGAAGGCGCTGCAGAAGGGCCTGGCGCAGCTGTCCGAGGAGGGGGCGACCCAGTTCTTCCGCCCGCTGATGTCGAACGACCTGATCCTGGGTGCAGTGGGCGTGCTGCAGTTCGAGGTGGTCGCCTATCGGCTGAAGGACGAGTACAACGTCGACGCCACCTTCGAGCCGGTCACCGTCAGCACCGCGCGCTGGGTCCACTGCGACGACGAGAAGAAGCTGGAGGAGTTCCGCGAGAAGAACGCGATGAACCTGGCCATCGACGGCGCCGGCGAACTGGTCTACATCGCGCCGACCCGGGTCAACCTGCAGCTGGCGCAGGAGCGCTGGCCACAGGTGCGCTTCGCCAACACGCGCGAGCATGCGGCGGCCGTCGACGTCTGA
- a CDS encoding CPBP family intramembrane glutamic endopeptidase encodes MPQPAVAFVTPADAPPWKRWLVYSAGARIVIFIALFIVLSFAAGAVLHLLGLGKASPPLERAFGQFVIRALIPLLVYLILVKWIERRRMRELAPATLLPQGLLGVAFGVVLFSIIVGVMYLLGSYQVTGTNPDAAWLPALLVVGLGAGIGEEIMFRGVLFRIVEEGMGTWAALIISALFFGAVHLGNPGATLWSSLAIAIEAGLLFGLLYHVTRSLPLCMGLHAAWNFTQGTIYGIPVSGTDADGWLVSSRSGPDWLSGGVFGAEASVVALALCSLCTLGLLVMALRRGSIVPLRSRR; translated from the coding sequence ATGCCGCAGCCAGCCGTCGCCTTCGTCACGCCCGCCGATGCACCCCCGTGGAAACGCTGGCTGGTGTATTCGGCCGGGGCGCGCATCGTGATCTTCATCGCGTTGTTCATCGTGCTGAGTTTCGCCGCTGGCGCCGTGCTGCACCTGCTGGGTCTGGGCAAGGCCTCACCGCCGCTGGAACGCGCTTTCGGCCAGTTTGTCATCCGCGCCCTGATCCCGCTGCTGGTCTACCTGATCCTGGTGAAATGGATCGAGCGCCGGCGCATGCGCGAACTGGCGCCAGCCACGCTGCTGCCGCAAGGCCTGCTGGGCGTGGCGTTCGGCGTGGTGCTTTTCAGCATCATCGTCGGCGTGATGTACCTGCTGGGCAGCTACCAGGTGACCGGAACCAACCCGGATGCGGCATGGCTGCCGGCCTTGCTGGTGGTGGGGCTGGGCGCGGGCATCGGCGAGGAGATCATGTTCCGCGGCGTGCTGTTCCGCATCGTCGAGGAAGGCATGGGCACCTGGGCCGCGCTGATCATCTCGGCACTGTTCTTCGGCGCCGTGCACCTGGGCAACCCCGGCGCCACGCTGTGGAGTTCGCTGGCGATCGCGATCGAGGCCGGACTGCTGTTCGGCCTGCTGTACCACGTGACCCGCTCGTTGCCGCTGTGCATGGGCCTGCACGCGGCGTGGAATTTCACCCAGGGCACGATCTACGGCATCCCCGTTTCGGGCACTGACGCCGACGGCTGGCTGGTGTCCAGCCGCAGCGGCCCGGACTGGCTCAGCGGCGGCGTGTTCGGAGCGGAGGCTTCGGTAGTCGCGCTCGCGCTGTGTTCACTGTGCACGCTGGGCCTGCTGGTGATGGCACTGCGTCGGGGTTCGATCGTCCCGTTGCGCTCACGCCGCTGA